A region from the Arthrobacter roseus genome encodes:
- a CDS encoding sulfurtransferase: MPKAVDTSTKFSEYAHPERIVSTQWLEEHLGSDGLVVVESDEDILLYEIGHIPGSVKVDWHTDLNDPVNRDYIDGEEFSALMSLKGISRDTTVVIYGDKSNWWAAYALWVFSLFGHEDVRLLDGGRDKWIAEERPFTTERSMPKRTEYPVCDRRDEAIRAFLPDVINHFGKPLIDVRSPQEYSGERTTMPAYPEEGALRGGHIPTAASVPWGRAAAEDGTFRDRAELDAIYRDEAGLSDNDDVVAYCRIGERSSHTWFVLTHLLGFENVRNYDGSWTEWGNAVRVPIIRGEERGEEPKGYNSK; encoded by the coding sequence ATGCCCAAGGCAGTAGATACCAGCACAAAATTCTCGGAGTATGCCCATCCTGAACGGATCGTCTCCACGCAGTGGCTGGAAGAGCATCTTGGCTCTGATGGTCTAGTGGTCGTGGAGTCCGACGAAGACATTCTGCTCTACGAAATAGGGCACATTCCGGGCTCAGTAAAGGTTGACTGGCACACAGATCTCAATGACCCAGTCAATCGCGACTATATTGATGGCGAAGAATTCTCAGCCCTGATGTCCCTCAAGGGCATTTCCCGAGACACCACCGTGGTTATTTATGGCGACAAAAGCAATTGGTGGGCGGCGTACGCACTCTGGGTGTTCTCCCTATTCGGACACGAAGACGTTCGGTTGCTTGATGGCGGTCGAGACAAATGGATAGCGGAAGAGCGGCCCTTCACCACGGAGCGGTCCATGCCAAAGCGTACCGAGTATCCAGTATGCGACCGGCGGGACGAGGCGATTCGCGCCTTCCTGCCCGACGTCATCAATCACTTCGGCAAGCCGTTGATTGATGTTCGATCACCCCAGGAATACAGCGGAGAGCGAACAACGATGCCCGCTTACCCGGAAGAGGGAGCACTGCGAGGCGGTCACATTCCGACGGCGGCATCCGTACCATGGGGCAGGGCTGCAGCTGAGGATGGCACGTTCCGAGATCGCGCAGAGCTAGATGCTATCTACCGCGATGAGGCTGGGCTTTCAGACAACGATGATGTTGTTGCGTATTGCCGTATCGGTGAGCGCTCGAGCCACACCTGGTTTGTGTTGACGCACCTGCTGGGATTTGAGAACGTGCGCAATTACGATGGCTCCTGGACAGAGTGGGGAAATGCTGTTCGGGTCCCGATTATCCGTGGTGAAGAGCGGGGCGAAGAACCGAAGGGATACAACAGTAAGTGA
- the zapE gene encoding cell division protein ZapE, with protein MATIKHLTQRTPHVSAHELLSGFHPSSRFGDVSFESYRPDPSQPSQTAAVEALRAFAGGVGQPQPGPLRRLFGGGKSTEKAGIYLDGGFGVGKTHLLASLWHAAPGLRAFGTFVEYTNLVGALSFRRTVEALSAYNLVCIDEFELDDPGDTVLMSRLMRELADAGVKLAATSNTLPGSLGEGRFASVDFQREIQVLSDQFDVVRIDGEDYRHRGLPEAPKPLSDEDLIAHIEALPEDVVVAKDCFPELLRHLASVHPSRYRQLLDGIDTVVWRGVEPVSEQAVALRFVVLADRLYDRNISIVASGTAMDQLFTKEMMSGGYMKKYYRAVSRLTALAREGQQGDGA; from the coding sequence GTGGCCACGATAAAGCATCTGACGCAGCGCACCCCGCATGTTTCGGCGCACGAGTTGCTGTCAGGGTTTCATCCCTCGTCGCGGTTTGGGGACGTCTCGTTCGAGAGTTACCGTCCCGACCCGAGCCAGCCTTCTCAAACCGCTGCGGTCGAGGCGTTGAGGGCCTTTGCCGGCGGAGTCGGGCAGCCTCAGCCAGGTCCGCTCAGGCGGCTGTTCGGCGGCGGTAAAAGCACAGAGAAGGCGGGAATTTACCTTGACGGCGGATTCGGCGTGGGTAAAACGCACCTCCTGGCATCCTTGTGGCATGCCGCGCCCGGCCTTAGAGCGTTCGGGACGTTCGTTGAATACACCAACCTCGTGGGAGCACTGTCGTTCCGCCGGACGGTGGAGGCACTCAGCGCCTACAATCTCGTCTGTATTGATGAGTTCGAACTTGATGATCCCGGTGATACTGTGCTGATGTCACGGCTCATGCGTGAATTGGCTGATGCCGGAGTAAAACTTGCCGCAACGTCCAATACGCTGCCTGGGTCTTTGGGGGAGGGGCGGTTTGCGTCCGTCGATTTTCAACGAGAAATACAGGTCCTCTCTGACCAGTTCGACGTCGTTCGAATTGATGGAGAGGATTACCGCCACCGAGGGTTGCCAGAGGCTCCCAAGCCTCTGAGCGATGAGGATCTGATCGCACATATCGAGGCGTTGCCAGAAGATGTTGTGGTGGCCAAGGATTGCTTCCCTGAGTTGCTTCGTCACCTCGCCAGTGTCCACCCGAGCCGCTATCGTCAGCTTCTTGACGGTATCGACACAGTTGTTTGGCGCGGCGTTGAACCCGTCTCGGAGCAGGCCGTTGCACTGCGCTTCGTGGTGCTGGCTGACCGTCTGTATGACCGGAATATCTCGATCGTTGCCAGTGGGACCGCCATGGACCAGCTCTTCACGAAAGAGATGATGTCTGGTGGCTACATGAAGAAGTATTACCGGGCTGTGTCCAGGTTGACCGCATTAGCCCGGGAGGGGCAGCAGGGCGACGGCGCATAA
- a CDS encoding SufE family protein, whose translation MTTERPLPAQLAEIIDDFQELEEPDRLQLLLEFSRGLPPLPDRYTEHPGLMEQVVECQTPLFLALEVTPESGDIHLFFAAPKEAPTTRGFAAVLHEGLDGLDAATILAIPDDVPDRLGLSRAITPLRMRGMTAMLGRIKRKIREAVPAP comes from the coding sequence GTGACTACCGAAAGACCGCTGCCAGCACAGTTGGCGGAAATCATTGACGACTTTCAGGAACTGGAAGAACCAGACAGGCTTCAGTTACTACTCGAATTCTCTCGGGGGCTTCCTCCCTTGCCGGACCGCTATACCGAACATCCGGGCCTCATGGAACAGGTGGTGGAGTGCCAGACACCGCTCTTCCTCGCACTTGAAGTGACGCCGGAGTCGGGCGACATTCACCTGTTTTTCGCGGCGCCGAAAGAAGCTCCGACGACGCGAGGTTTCGCTGCTGTGCTTCACGAGGGTCTCGACGGTCTAGATGCTGCGACCATCCTTGCGATTCCCGATGACGTGCCGGATAGGCTTGGTTTAAGCCGCGCGATCACGCCACTGAGAATGCGAGGAATGACCGCGATGCTGGGGCGGATCAAGCGAAAGATCCGGGAAGCCGTTCCAGCACCCTAA
- the def gene encoding peptide deformylase — protein MAILPIRTVGDPVLRTEASTVTRFGTELERLVADMAETMANVNGAGLAAPQVGVSLRIFTFDVDGVSGHVINPELELGEEKQADHIEGCLSVPELGFVVPRKAWARVTGLDVTGGPVEYEGTGILARCFHHETDHLNGRLYIDRLAGEDRKVAFRAMRQADYDSVVARTKAEREQSIDSIFGRSSPGNGAFATNTGIRG, from the coding sequence ATGGCAATTCTTCCCATTCGAACCGTGGGTGACCCGGTGTTGCGTACCGAAGCATCTACGGTCACCAGATTCGGAACCGAACTGGAGCGTCTGGTGGCGGACATGGCGGAAACCATGGCGAACGTCAACGGTGCCGGTCTCGCCGCGCCACAGGTGGGAGTATCGCTGCGCATCTTCACTTTCGATGTTGACGGTGTATCGGGACATGTGATTAATCCTGAACTTGAACTTGGCGAGGAGAAACAGGCAGACCATATTGAAGGTTGCTTGTCCGTCCCGGAACTTGGGTTCGTGGTGCCCCGTAAAGCCTGGGCCAGAGTCACAGGACTGGACGTTACTGGCGGTCCCGTTGAGTATGAAGGAACGGGCATCCTCGCGCGCTGCTTTCACCACGAAACAGACCACCTCAACGGACGGCTTTACATTGACCGGTTAGCGGGTGAAGACAGGAAAGTAGCGTTCCGAGCGATGAGACAAGCTGACTACGACTCAGTTGTTGCTCGGACGAAAGCGGAGCGGGAGCAGAGTATCGATTCAATTTTTGGTCGCTCTTCACCGGGCAATGGCGCATTCGCCACCAACACGGGCATCCGGGGCTAG
- a CDS encoding RsmB/NOP family class I SAM-dependent RNA methyltransferase: MSPNQSGRQASGDQNRRRNTQGRERNRGGQRDFSQAAPSQRKRAADPARLVAFEVLRAVSEEDSYGNLVLPEKIRNHRLDRRAAAFATELTYGALRGQGFYDAVLATCVDRPLAQLDPAILDALRIGAHQLLAMRVPHHAALDETVSLGRAVIGAGPAGLINAVLRKVTRRDREEWIEELTSSETDPTRCASIRYSHPEWIVRALRQSLSAHGRPVTEIDELLAADNAAPVVNLVALPGIGTLDEARDAGGEDGDVAPDSMFYSQGDVARLESVRSGVVRVQDAGSQLVARAAAAAELGDGPDKHWLDLCAGPGGKAALLAALAQQRGAVLTANEPAKHRARLVTQALGVVGHESWSVRQGDGRDIGKDFPGHYDRILVDAPCTGLGALRRRPESRWRRQPSDLADLAVLQRELLAAAMDAVRPGGVVVYATCSPHPAETITVVDDMLRNRKDIEAVNAPELLECVGLRGEQLDAGTGTTAQLWPHVHVTDGMFMAVFRKNQTKPV, encoded by the coding sequence ATGAGTCCCAATCAGTCAGGACGTCAGGCAAGCGGTGATCAGAACCGCCGACGCAACACTCAGGGCAGGGAACGTAACCGTGGTGGTCAGCGTGACTTTTCCCAGGCTGCGCCATCGCAGCGGAAACGGGCAGCGGACCCGGCTCGACTCGTGGCCTTCGAAGTGCTCCGTGCCGTGTCCGAGGAAGACTCCTACGGGAATCTCGTTCTGCCGGAAAAAATCCGTAACCATCGCCTCGACAGAAGGGCGGCGGCGTTCGCCACTGAACTGACATACGGTGCTCTGCGCGGACAGGGATTTTACGATGCCGTGCTGGCTACATGTGTGGATCGTCCACTGGCGCAGCTGGATCCGGCCATCCTTGATGCCTTACGCATCGGCGCGCACCAACTACTCGCAATGCGTGTTCCGCATCACGCAGCACTGGATGAGACGGTTAGTCTTGGCCGGGCAGTCATTGGAGCTGGTCCTGCGGGTCTGATCAACGCAGTTCTGCGCAAGGTTACTCGGCGGGACCGGGAAGAATGGATTGAGGAGCTCACCAGCAGCGAGACCGATCCAACCCGTTGCGCATCCATTCGGTACAGCCACCCGGAGTGGATTGTCAGGGCGCTTCGCCAGTCATTGTCCGCCCATGGACGTCCCGTAACTGAAATAGATGAACTCCTGGCAGCAGATAATGCTGCACCTGTTGTGAATCTCGTGGCACTTCCCGGTATTGGCACGTTGGATGAAGCACGGGATGCCGGAGGAGAAGACGGTGACGTTGCTCCGGATTCGATGTTCTATAGCCAGGGCGACGTCGCCAGGTTGGAAAGCGTGCGTTCCGGCGTCGTCCGAGTGCAGGATGCAGGTTCCCAACTCGTAGCCAGAGCTGCAGCTGCAGCGGAACTGGGTGACGGTCCGGACAAACATTGGCTTGATTTATGCGCCGGACCAGGTGGAAAAGCTGCTCTTCTCGCCGCGCTTGCACAGCAGCGCGGAGCGGTATTGACCGCAAACGAACCGGCGAAGCACAGGGCCAGGCTGGTAACGCAGGCGCTTGGTGTGGTGGGTCATGAGAGCTGGTCCGTCCGCCAAGGTGATGGCCGGGACATCGGCAAGGATTTCCCCGGGCACTATGACCGCATCCTTGTCGACGCACCATGCACTGGATTGGGCGCATTGCGGCGACGCCCGGAGTCCAGGTGGCGGCGCCAACCCAGTGACCTCGCCGACCTCGCGGTCCTGCAACGCGAGTTGCTGGCCGCTGCAATGGATGCGGTCCGTCCGGGCGGGGTTGTCGTCTACGCGACCTGCTCTCCACATCCGGCGGAAACCATCACGGTTGTTGATGACATGCTGCGAAACCGGAAAGACATTGAAGCAGTGAACGCACCGGAGCTTCTGGAGTGCGTGGGCTTGAGAGGTGAACAGCTCGATGCCGGTACGGGAACGACGGCACAGCTGTGGCCGCATGTCCACGTGACGGACGGTATGTTCATGGCCGTTTTCCGCAAGAATCAGACCAAACCGGTATAA
- a CDS encoding alpha/beta hydrolase family protein — protein MDHKRAGPSNVSPEASNPAWLKWTAIGIGAGAAAASILAGTTSGLAAYFARQVITPPRTREETIEILAVMGQGQDRRIILRADSDTTVDGTYSLMFDDGSGHARIGEILSYVPGEGTVEREVDQVYSGDISTAVRGWWSGSVYDSPTALGYAEEEVDIAVEGGHAPAWIIRAGAESGTWAIMVHGRGARRSEGLRAVPTAAGLDMTSLLISYRNDGEAPDSADGRYGLGMTEWHDVEAAITYALAHGAKDVVLFGWSMGGAVCLQAVDLSQYARHIRALVLDGPVINWIDVLAHHARLNKIPTAIGRFSQWLISNPGGRKITGLATPVDLKSLDWVSRADHLRQHTLIIHSEDDEFVPVGPSAELAAKNPQMVTFVRFTKARHTKEWNVSPQRWESEVRAWLLYQLRERQFPGDHDDGV, from the coding sequence ATGGATCACAAACGTGCAGGGCCGAGCAACGTATCGCCGGAAGCGTCAAATCCAGCATGGCTGAAGTGGACGGCCATAGGAATTGGGGCAGGAGCGGCAGCTGCATCCATCCTCGCGGGAACGACGTCGGGCCTTGCCGCCTATTTCGCGCGGCAAGTGATAACTCCACCGAGGACCCGGGAGGAGACCATAGAGATCCTCGCGGTCATGGGTCAGGGGCAGGACCGCCGTATTATTCTGCGTGCCGACAGCGATACGACGGTTGACGGTACCTACAGTCTCATGTTCGACGACGGCTCCGGCCATGCGCGGATTGGAGAGATTCTTTCCTATGTGCCTGGGGAAGGCACGGTTGAACGTGAGGTCGATCAGGTTTATTCGGGGGACATCTCCACTGCCGTGCGGGGGTGGTGGAGCGGTTCCGTTTACGACTCTCCAACTGCTCTGGGCTACGCCGAAGAGGAAGTGGATATTGCGGTGGAGGGCGGCCACGCTCCAGCATGGATTATCCGCGCCGGAGCCGAGTCAGGGACTTGGGCGATCATGGTTCACGGGCGTGGTGCACGTCGCTCAGAAGGGCTTCGGGCTGTCCCAACGGCGGCTGGTCTGGACATGACCAGTCTTCTCATCAGTTACAGAAACGACGGCGAGGCGCCGGACTCCGCCGACGGTCGCTATGGGCTGGGAATGACCGAGTGGCACGACGTCGAGGCCGCCATCACCTACGCACTGGCCCACGGTGCCAAGGATGTTGTTCTTTTCGGCTGGTCAATGGGCGGAGCAGTGTGTCTCCAGGCCGTCGATCTCTCGCAGTACGCCCGGCATATACGCGCGCTCGTGCTTGACGGACCAGTCATCAACTGGATAGACGTATTGGCCCATCATGCCCGGCTCAATAAGATACCCACGGCTATCGGCAGATTCTCGCAGTGGCTTATCTCTAACCCCGGCGGTCGCAAAATCACTGGACTAGCCACCCCTGTGGATCTGAAAAGCCTCGATTGGGTTTCCCGGGCTGACCATCTCAGGCAGCATACGCTCATCATCCACAGCGAGGACGACGAATTCGTTCCTGTTGGTCCGTCAGCAGAACTGGCGGCGAAGAACCCTCAAATGGTCACATTCGTGAGGTTCACCAAAGCACGGCACACCAAAGAGTGGAACGTGTCCCCGCAGCGATGGGAAAGTGAAGTTCGTGCGTGGCTGCTCTATCAACTTCGAGAGCGTCAATTTCCCGGCGACCACGACGATGGTGTCTAA
- the fmt gene encoding methionyl-tRNA formyltransferase: MRVLFAGTPEVAVPSLDALVAAGFHVVAVLTRPDAPLGRKRVMTPSPVAVRAAELNIPIIKASQVDEAVQATIQDAMPDVAAVVAFGALVPESALRIPLHGWVNLHFSLLPSWRGASPVQYALINGDDITGASTFLIDAGLDTGPILGAMTESVKASDTAGELLTRLSHSGAVLLVQTVAAIDKGLANPVPQVGDATLAPKLSIDDARVNWKQPAISIRRRINGVTPEPGAWTTVEGQRLKFGPVELSEAPNALLPGQAARSEAGLVIVGTGSGAVSLRQVQPAGKKMMSGADWFRGASHGKEVVFE, encoded by the coding sequence ATGCGCGTACTCTTCGCGGGCACACCCGAAGTTGCCGTCCCCTCGTTGGATGCTCTCGTTGCGGCAGGCTTCCACGTCGTTGCCGTACTGACCCGGCCAGATGCCCCGCTGGGAAGAAAGAGGGTAATGACGCCGTCTCCCGTAGCGGTCCGGGCAGCGGAGCTCAACATTCCAATTATCAAGGCCTCGCAAGTTGATGAGGCGGTGCAGGCTACCATTCAGGATGCGATGCCTGACGTAGCCGCTGTCGTTGCGTTTGGTGCCCTTGTGCCGGAATCAGCGCTGAGAATCCCATTGCACGGTTGGGTCAATCTGCACTTTTCCCTGTTGCCATCCTGGCGCGGAGCCTCGCCCGTTCAGTATGCCCTCATCAACGGCGATGACATCACTGGAGCATCAACGTTCCTCATCGACGCTGGACTGGATACAGGCCCGATCCTGGGCGCCATGACTGAATCAGTGAAAGCATCAGACACAGCAGGGGAGTTGCTGACACGCTTGTCGCACAGCGGTGCAGTACTGCTCGTTCAGACCGTTGCGGCCATTGACAAAGGCCTGGCAAACCCGGTTCCACAGGTGGGCGATGCAACATTGGCGCCTAAATTGAGTATCGACGACGCACGCGTGAACTGGAAGCAGCCTGCCATATCCATCCGCCGGCGCATCAATGGCGTGACGCCGGAACCCGGTGCTTGGACAACAGTGGAGGGCCAGCGCTTGAAATTCGGTCCGGTGGAACTCTCCGAGGCACCGAACGCACTGCTTCCTGGACAGGCCGCTAGGTCGGAGGCCGGGCTCGTTATCGTTGGCACAGGTTCAGGAGCCGTTAGTCTCCGTCAGGTCCAACCCGCAGGCAAGAAGATGATGTCCGGTGCAGACTGGTTCCGCGGTGCATCCCATGGCAAAGAGGTGGTTTTCGAATGA
- a CDS encoding cytochrome: MTAPALAHQTAYGRMYSRSLSEPPSVPSITSVISQAPHALDGWFGYMSANALGRDPRLPEALGDQAKLRACIREAANAATVYRDEAAARGDRVHTYCEQVSLRALGQPNRLEECRLELAQNGEEAFAARFDEWWDLYQVEPLAPEITVWNSEVGYAGTLDLVAKVAGRTCLIDYKTKGTDRYGKVKNMDAKVVMQLTAGLKAVESLVDAEAGTWEPWAHGDAPILLGVAIGETEVRPMRANPKVLANHWYKFCALRRAWEASRNASEAGDPLLPIAPPPSEDTTPGGTTGAQAN; the protein is encoded by the coding sequence ATGACTGCTCCAGCACTTGCCCATCAGACTGCCTACGGGCGTATGTACTCCCGTTCCTTGTCGGAGCCACCGAGCGTCCCTTCGATCACCAGCGTTATCAGCCAGGCTCCCCACGCCCTGGATGGTTGGTTTGGCTACATGTCTGCAAACGCGCTCGGTCGAGATCCCCGGCTGCCCGAAGCCCTGGGTGATCAGGCAAAACTGCGCGCCTGTATCCGTGAGGCGGCCAACGCCGCGACTGTCTACCGGGATGAGGCCGCTGCCCGCGGGGACAGAGTGCACACCTACTGCGAACAGGTGTCTCTGCGGGCGTTGGGGCAGCCCAACCGGCTGGAAGAATGTCGGCTTGAGCTCGCGCAGAACGGGGAGGAGGCGTTTGCCGCACGATTCGATGAGTGGTGGGACCTATACCAAGTGGAACCCCTAGCGCCGGAAATCACGGTCTGGAACAGTGAGGTTGGATATGCTGGCACGCTGGACCTCGTGGCCAAAGTGGCTGGCCGGACGTGTCTTATCGACTATAAAACCAAGGGCACCGACCGCTACGGCAAGGTCAAGAATATGGATGCCAAAGTCGTCATGCAGCTGACGGCTGGCCTCAAAGCTGTGGAGTCGCTGGTTGACGCTGAAGCCGGAACCTGGGAGCCATGGGCACACGGAGATGCCCCTATTCTGCTTGGAGTCGCCATCGGCGAGACCGAGGTGCGGCCCATGAGGGCGAATCCAAAGGTGCTCGCCAACCACTGGTATAAGTTCTGTGCTCTCCGCCGGGCGTGGGAAGCCTCACGCAACGCGTCGGAGGCAGGCGATCCACTGCTGCCCATCGCGCCCCCGCCGAGCGAGGACACCACGCCCGGCGGAACCACTGGTGCACAAGCCAACTAG